From the genome of Primulina eburnea isolate SZY01 chromosome 12, ASM2296580v1, whole genome shotgun sequence, one region includes:
- the LOC140807075 gene encoding uncharacterized protein isoform X2 yields the protein MLSTMLKSPEIVRDVKLAGARKFCKMWCSFSLADKAYKTGCKLLMDSSEDDFSAIMLISLTRIAFSWKLLIPSQVELLTMFLSEDRSLHLRATSLRCHLFILARGVWNFSSSADMVQKLFEILNISEFPVIQQRDAFKVLHKVFLLYSSTIPCMELPEIFLKLLVVVENMVQSSIVSIRVLAVSVLSDLSEKVLGRADIKSSKTGTSLACKVISFALDRILFLLTPMVEVEQHEFSSKLEIKSFLNLLFILVEKHSYLCFTLLKEIHLFIGKLTSKLDNVVDTEETASTTHEPIKSNLMLYVSKILVACLKNIGEIDTEIYQVLEALKLQAENMIHCSYFGLDTIMNYFLLLHLHVNYIDMTEKCMSSSKNSSPLYVDAVLQPDISTINWVKKILGSNSYWSAYKVGKVAACQGAWSTAAFIFEQLVQVVKSASYFCWLKSLARFSTSEKQMQALFLLDQSTSSCPSEIDFAERQGIGWKVKHNYMDILLGTHNMLLSSEELLETSDMGHLLSFQIWFLTIRAKFLGTVIDVMKLLDTISCFRDDPPPIEQLERCIMFPCDSTSRTFGSLMYTLTEVSYRMKKLAQELDLLILSSIGMDRQSVMIIEALALSCSLLAFTAGFVFLILKLHSSKKIQIYKSENSDQFHALLVQDLVGRLRQKDAHTRRDLLYLLKSFGNYKGHNFLRFQTQISVAGYESRVLHKLCEDSITEIVYLQKEASQVQQYGDGIVQIINDGCILLLNVISKLFSISFRSPNHFFRVRPAASFELFVVDADGKSLNNISVLSGFHLSLSLCFQLKNLPSGVRGPLAKVCCILNCKLHYQITEIGDCKGKAHFSGQDQELDDMMGLNEKLYRYVFGPVESSRDQDDDRRMVTECVSFELNEQGQGFASCLLDVSDFPVGSHRIKWLSGFIDGGGSYRCLLPLKTGMLFSVQDATSV from the exons ATGCTAAGCACGATGCTGAAATCACCAGAGATAGTAAGGGACGTAAAGTTAGCAGGAGCACGGAAATTTTGCAAAATGTGGTGCTCATTTTCACTCGCAGATAAGGCATATAAG ACAGGTTGCAAGCTTCTAATGGATTCTTCAGAAGATGACTTCTCTGCCATTATGTTGATTTCACTAACCAGAATTGCTTTTAGTTGGAAGCTTTTAATTCCCAGTCAG GTAGAATTGCTTACAATGTTTCTGAGTGAAGATAGATCTTTGCATTTACGAGCTACGTCGTTAAGATGTCATCTCTTCATCTTAGCAAGAGGAGTTTGGAATTTTTCCTCAAGTGCAGACATGGTCCAAAAGTTATTTGAGATTCTAAACATATCTGAGTTTCCAGTCATACAGCAGCGTGACGCTTTTAAAGTCTTACATAAG GTTTTTCTACTTTATTCATCCACCATTCCTTGCATGGAGCTTCCTGAAATTTTTCTGAAGCTATTGGTGGTTGTTGAGAATATGGTACAATCATCCATTGTGTCAATCAGAGTGTTAGCTGTTAGTGTTCTGTCCGATCTCTCTGAAAAGGTTTTGGGACGAGCTGATATAAAATCGAGCAAAACTGGTACCAGCCTGGCTTGCAAGGTGATCTCATTTGCTTTAGATCGAATCCTTTTCCTGCTAACACCAATGGTGGAAGTTGAGCAGCATGAGTTTTCCTCAAAGCTTGAGATTAAAAGCTTTCTTAACCTTTTATTTATCCTGGTTGAAAAGCATTCTTATCTTTGTTTCACATTACTGAAAGAAATACACTTATTCATAGGTAAACTAACAAGTAAGCTTGACAATGTTGTGGACACTGAGGAAACTGCCTCCACAACTCATGAGCCAATCAAATCAAACCTCATGCTTTATGTGTCAAAAATTTTAGTTGCTTGCTTGAAAAATATTGGAGAAATTGATACTGAAATCTACCAAGTTTTGGAGGCGTTGAAGCTTCAGGCAGAAAATATGATTCACTGCAGTTATTTTGGTCTAGATACCATCATGAACTACTTCCTCTTGTTGCACTTGCATGTCAACTACATCGATATGACAGAAAAATGTATGTCTTCCAGTAAAAACTCGAGTCCGTTATATGTTGATGCAGTTCTTCAGCCTGATATATCCACTATTAATTGGGTGAAGAAGATATTGGGAAGTAACAGTTACTGGTCTGCTTATAAAGTTGGAAAAGTTGCTGCATGTCAGGGAGCATGGTCTACCGCTGCTTTTATATTTGAACAACTCGTGCAAGTGGTTAAGTCTGCTTCCTATTTCTGCTGGTTGAAATCCTTGGCTCGGTTTTCAACCTCGGAAAAGCAGATGCAAGCATTATTTTTACTTGACCAAAGCACCTCTAGTTGCCCGTCGGAaattgattttgctgaaagacAAGGCATTGGCTGGAAGGTCAAACACAATTACATGGATATTCTTCTTGGAACTCACAATATGCTTCTATCATCAGAGGAACTACTAGAAACTTCTGATATGGGTCATCTTTTGAGTTTCCAAATATGGTTTCTAACCATAAGGGCGAAGTTCCTAGGAACTGTTATTGATGTGATGAAGCTATTGGACACAATTTCTTGTTTTAGAGATGACCCTCCACCCATTGAACAACTGGAAAGATGCATAATGTTTCCATGCGATTCTACATCTCGCACTTTTGGTTCATTGATGTACACGTTGACTGAGGTCTCCTACCGGATGAAGAAATTAGCTCAAGAGTTGGATTTATTGATTCTCTCTTCCATCGGCATGGATAGGCAGAGTGTAATGATTATTGAAGCACTTGCACTGAGTTGTTCCCTCTTGGCCTTTACTGCTGGTTTTGTTTTCCTAATTCTGAAGTTGCattcttcaaaaaaaattcaaatttataaaTCTGAAAACTCAGATCAATTCCATGCTTTACTTGTACAAGATTTGGTTGGGCGATTGAGGCAAAAGGATGCTCATACAAGAAGAGATCTTCTTTATCTTTTGAAATCCTTTGGGAACTACAAAGGCCATAATTTTCTAAGGTTTCAAACTCAAATTTCAGTTGCTGGTTATGAATCTAGAGTCCTGCACAAACTTTGTGAGGATTCCATTACAGAGATTGTTTACTTGCAAAAAGAGGCAAGCCAAGTGCAACAATATGGTGATGGAATCGTTCAGATTATTAACGATGGATGTATACTGTTGTTGAATGTTATCTCAAAATTGTTTTCAATCTCTTTCCGGTCTCCGAATCACTTTTTTCGAGTCAG GCCTGCTGCTTCCTTTGAGCTCTTTGTGGTTGATGCGGATGGTAAAAGCCTCAACAATATATCTGTTTTGTCAGGGTTCCATCTCTCCTTGAGtttgtgttttcaattgaaaaACTTGCCATCTGGCGTGCGAGGTCCACTTGCCAAAGTCTGTTGCATTCTCAACTGTAAACTACATTATCAGATTACTGAAATTGGAGATTGTAAAGGGAAAGCCCACTTCAGCGGGCAAGATCAAGAACTTGATGATATGATGGGCTTGAATGAAAAGCTGTATAGATATGTCTTTGGCCCTGTGGAGAGTAGCAGAGACCAAGATGATGATCGTCGCATGGTAACTGAATGTGTGTCCTTCGAACTTAACGAACAAGGGCAAGGATTCGCCTCTTGTTTGCTCGATGTTTCTGATTTTCCCGTTGGCTCTCACAGAATCAAATGGCTGAGTGGTTTTATTGATGGTGGGGGTTCTTATCGGTGTCTGCTTCCACTAAAAACTGGCATGTTGTTCTCGGTTCAAGATGCGACCAGCGTCTGA